One Scyliorhinus canicula chromosome 14, sScyCan1.1, whole genome shotgun sequence genomic region harbors:
- the LOC119977203 gene encoding rho-related GTP-binding protein RhoG: protein MQSIKCVVVGDGAVGKTCLLICYTTNAFPKEYIPTVFDNYSAQITVDSRTVSLNLWDTAGQEEYDRLRTLSYPQTNVFIICFSIASPPSYENIRHKWHPEVTHHCPDVPMLLVGTKKDLRNDPETIKKLKEQSLAPITQHQGNGLAKQIQAVKYMECSALNQEGIKEVFAEAVRAVINPTPVKIRKPCVLL, encoded by the coding sequence ATGCAGAGTATtaagtgtgtggtggtgggggatggtgcCGTTGGAAAGACCTGCCTGTTGATCTGCTACACCACCAATGCCTTCCCCAAAGAGTACATCCCAACCGTCTTTGACAACTATAGTGCGCAGATCACGGTGGACAGTCGGACAGTTAGTCTGAACCTTTGGGACACTGCGGGTCAGGAGGAGTATGATAGACTCAGGACTTTGTCCTACCCCCAGACCAATGTCTTCATCATCTGCTTCTCCATAGCTAGTCCCCCCTCGTATGAGAATATCCGCCACAAGTGGCATCCTGAGGTGACCCACCACTGCCCAGACGTGCCCATGCTCTTGGTGGGCACCAAGAAGGACCTGCGGAACGACCCGGAAACCATCAAGAAGCTGAAGGAGCAGAGCCTGGCACCCATCACGCAGCACCAGGGCAACGGGCTGGCCAAGCAGATCCAGGCCGTGAAGTACATGGAGTGCTCAGCACTCAACCAGGAAGGAATTAAAGAGGTGTTTGCCGAGGCAGTGAGAGCTGTGATTAACCCAACTCCGGTGAAAATCAGAAAACCCTGCGTACTCTTGTGA